In Capsicum annuum cultivar UCD-10X-F1 chromosome 11, UCD10Xv1.1, whole genome shotgun sequence, one genomic interval encodes:
- the LOC107854174 gene encoding LOW QUALITY PROTEIN: protein DETOXIFICATION 42 (The sequence of the model RefSeq protein was modified relative to this genomic sequence to represent the inferred CDS: inserted 1 base in 1 codon): MSMAEKEVPYSDNGRVPLCIFFREARSVFKVDELGLEIARIALPAALALTTGPIASLVDTAFNGQVGPVELAAVGVSIAVFNQASRLAIFLLVSVTTSFVAEEDTVAKVSPEPRDTEIQDLQSQDAEGLDTESQSNSENKELIPQNGSQYKSETIATTFEVLKPKREKRHIPSASSALIIGAILGLIQAAFLISGANPILNFMGIKSGSPMLKPVQEYLKLRSLGAPAVLFSLAMQGVFRGFKDTKTPLFATVAGDLTDIILDPIFIFEFHMGVRGAAIAHVISQYVISVILFWRLMGKVDLLPPSLKYLQFAWFLTNGFLLLMRVIVLTFCITLAASLAARLGPTEMAAFQVCLQVWLATSLLADGLAVAGQAILASAFAQKDFNRATATASRVLQLGLVLGLVLALFLGVGXHFGARLFTKDVNVIHLIGIGIPFVAATQPINALAFVFDGVNFGASDFAYSAYSMVAVALFSIVFLLMLSSSHKFIGIWVALTIYMSLRALAGFWRIGTGKGPWKFLKN, encoded by the exons ATGAGTATGGCTGAGAAAGAAGTTCCATATTCAGATAATGGAAGAGTCCCACTCTGCATTTTTTTTAGGGAAGCAAG atcagtttttaaagtGGATGAGTTAGGCCTAGAGATTGCAAGAATTGCCCTCCCTGCTGCACTAGCTTTAACAACAGGTCCTATTGCATCTCTCGTTGATACAGCATTCAACGGCCAAGTAG GCCCTGTTGAGCTTGCTGCTGTGGGAGTTTCGATTGCTGTTTTCAATCAAGCATCGAGGCTTGCAATATTTCTGCTTGTCAGTGTCACTACCTCTTTTGTTGCTGAGGAGGATACCGTTGCAAAAGTAAGCCCTGAACCACGAGATACTGAAATCCAGGATCTACAATCACAAGATGCTGAAGGATTGGATACAGAGTCGCAATCAAATAGTGAAAACAAAGAGCTAATACCTCAAAATG GGAGTCAGTACAAGTCCGAGACGATAGCTACCACTTTTGAAGTACTGAAGCCAAAGCGTGAAAAGAGGCACATTCCATCTGCATCGTCTGCATTGATTATCGGTGCCATCCTTGGCCTCATCCAAGCAGCCTTTCTAATTTCTGGAGCGAACCCTATATTAAACTTCATGGGGATCAAATCT GGATCACCCATGCTAAAACCAGTCCAAGAGTACCTGAAATTGAGGTCACTTGGTGCACCTGCAGTTCTTTTCTCGTTGGCCATGCAAGGAGTTTTTCGAGGATTTAAAGATACAAAAACTCCACTCTTTGCAACTGTTG CTGGAGATTTGACAGATATAATTTTGGACCCCATATTCATTTTTGAGTTCCATATGGGCGTCAGAGGCGCTGCAATTGCACATGTAATTTCACA GTACGTGATATCAGTTATACTTTTTTGGAGATTGATGGGAAAAGTTGATCTCTTACCACCTAGTCTAAAGTATCTGCAATTTGCTTGGTTTCTCACAAATG GATTTCTATTGTTAATGAGGGTTATAGTGTTGACGTTCTGTATAACCTTAGCTGCATCATTGGCTGCAAGATTAGGACCCACAGAAATGGCTGCATTTCAGGTCTGCTTGCAAGTTTGGTTGGCTACATCTCTTCTAGCTGATGGTTTGGCTGTTGCCGGTCAG GCAATATTAGCTAGTGCATTTGCTCAGAAGGACTTCAATAGGGCTACTGCTACAGCATCAAGAGTGTTACAG TTGGGATTGGTTCTAGGATTGGTGCTAGCACTATTCCTTGGAGTTG TACATTTTGGAGCTAGATTATTCACAAAAGATGTCAATGTCATCCACCTAATTGGCATTGGCATTCCG TTTGTCGCAGCAACACAACCTATCAATGCCCTGGCCTTTGTCTTTGATGGCGTAAACTTTGGCGCATCTGACTTTGCATACTCTGCCTACTCGATG GTAGCAGTGGCTTTATTCAGCATTGTGTTCTTGCTCATGCTTtcatcaagtcataaattcatCGGAATTTGGGTGGCTCTAACCATCTATATGAGCCTCAGAGCTTTAGCAGGCTTCTGGAG GATAGGAACTGGAAAGGGGCCCTGGAAATTCCTCAAGAATTAA